ttcagtaagtctgctgcctgctggTGCCACCTTTCCTACTAATGCCCTTCTTTGAATTGAATCGCCAAAGCTTAttaactatcaattaaaaaaatgttatggaGCAGGTGTGCGACAAAGTGAGGAATGTTAGTACTTTAGCATTagggatttgaaaaaaaaaatgacagagttgaataaaaaaaaatgtaaggcaaGATTATATTGGTGGGAAGTGAAAGATTATAAGTGGGGAGACAATAGGGTGTTGGGATAAGGTAATACtagtaaataatttatattattactGTAAAAACGATCAAATGCTTttcatttcaatttattgtttgaattctcttttgtaaaaaTTGTAGCATGTTCTCGTAACCCAGTTAGCAATGAATCTTCCAATTGTTGGCATTTCCTAGCAGTGAAATTTTGTCTAAagagaatgttttgtggactttcCATAGGCCTTACTGAAATTGAACCaatattgttttgaataaaattCTTATCCGAGACTCCCATACATCCCCATATGCgtgtcacacactgacacatacacccaCTGCACGGTGTACAAACCAACACCCCTGTGCTACAAACTCTCAGCCCCTAGCTGTCCTGGCTGGTTGCCCGGGAGGAGGAGTCTCAGCCCCGGAGCCTCAGTCCCAGCAAGGCGCAGAAAGGAGATACAGCCTGGATATAACACACTGCAACTAGCGGCCATCCCTGGACCCGATACACCGCTTTCCGCAGCCCTTCCCCCGGATCCCTGCAGCCTACATGCGGTACTGAGAATGCGGTCAGCCCCGGTGTCCGTCCTCCTGGCCCCCGTGGCCCTGCTCGTCCTGCTTTGGCCCTCAAATTGGTTAACCGAAGCATGCAGCTGCTCTCCCGTGCACCCCCAACAGGCCTTCTGCAACGCGGATATAGTAATCCGGGCTAAGGCCATCAGTGGCAAAGAAGTGGATAGTGGGAATGACGTTTATGGGAATCCCATCAAAAAAATTCAGTATGAGATCAAACAGATCAAGATGTTTAAAGGTCCTGATAAGGATATTGAGTTCATCTTCACTGCTCCATCTTCTGCTATGTGCGGTGTGACTCTGGAGACATCTGGAAAGAAGGAATATTTGATTGCAGGAAAGGCTGAAGGTGATGGAAAgatgtatatcacactgtgtgaCTTCATTTTTCCATGGCATTCTCTGAGTGCAACTCAAAAAAAAGAGTCTCAGCCAGCGATATGAGATGGGCTGTGAATGCAAGATTTCACAATTTTCTTTCATTCCATGCCTTCTCACTTCCCAAGACGAATGCCTGTGGACCGATTGGGTGACAGAGAAGAGCATAAATGGACGACAGGCAAAACACTATGCCTGCATCAAATGCAGTGATGGTTCTTGCTCCTGGTACCGAGGGATAGCTCCTCCCAAACAGGAGTTCCTTGACATAGAGGACCCATAGCCCCAACTACTCTCATGCCCCAGATATTAGCCCTGTGGGTCCAGATCAGGAGGAAAAGAAGTGGGTAACTTAACAAGGCCCAGTACTGATATCCGTTCCTGAAAACCACGACCAAATGAGAGTGGCTGTATTGCAAACTGTCCTTGTGGGGATTTAACCCCTACATTGCTGAGAAGATTGCAGCATTGAAGGGATTAATTTCACCAGGACAGGGGGACCCAGACTCTccccacactccccccccccccccattcagttCAGTGCGCACAAGGCCCTAGGGAGATTGCACCATTTATTTTGTGTAGCTGGTCTACAGCCTTTTCTCGCAATGAGAAGGGAAGTTCTTTTTCTTAAACCACTCACATTATTTagctccttttttatttttgttttatcaaTTCCAGGAAGAGTGCAGAGCAGAATTCTAGATTGTGGGCCCTTTGTCTTATCACGACCTTCCTTTGTAGCTAGAGAGGTATTTGgtatatttgtataatttaaattCCCTCACTTTAAGTAATTTGTGTTGTGCAACATAGCACCCCAACCTTTCTACAAATACTGATCTTTTTGTACAGATTCATTTAGACTGATGAATTTATGCctttttgatttttaaatttgaAGCAGGACTACAAATACCACTTTGCTTCACTAGATTGTACTACATGAGACTCGCACAGCATACTGATCTTGTGAGAGCGTTGCACACAGACtgtgtgctttccaaactgtgtgtggtgacacattagtgtgtcggcgacagtgtgtaggtgtgtccctgcttcagcgcaatttttttttaatttaaaattcttttaaaaaattttttggtttCTGACATCCCGTCTGCCTGCTACGcctatcacgtggttgacacgtgattgatacctagtgggttacagatcatcttaacctattggcgaagcttagtgggaactgaaactattcctattcgcgccacattggctcctgactggacATGTAGTCTTcacaatcggctcgtgactgcacatgtagtcagtgagtgggacagcagtgtgtttgcagcgtgggcagtagtcagtcgtactcacagagctctgagggcagcagcttaaacgctgagctgaagtcagaagtcttttttttttttttgcagctagctcccagtagtgcaatgctgctcctgcttttgatatatggataggaagtggaagcttaaaaatgcttgaaaatgaaatgtgagtgtctttatctaatattacactaaatattcagaaactgtgttcatcccatgaacctcatacattccattaaaacagtaagtagctattggtgttactaaacttttttttaattcttgcacatactgttacttgtaaatacatttcattatataatttatgtatgtgttcgtatctcttaaaacaagttagtttaacctcctgttttctagtacagctgaattactgtgtcgcgaaatgatgtaggtctaaaaagtgtgtcaccaacatgaaaagtttggaaagctctgctctagagagTAAAGGATCTCCATAACAGTTTGCTCATTAAAGCACAGGGCGCGCACACCACTTCCTCGCCGCTTCTGAGAGCATAGCACATATCCTGTATGCCTGATCCTAGACATTGGATACATTACTATGTTTTGGTTATAAACTCACTGGACACATAGCACTTTGCTAATAGAAACATATGATACAGTATTTTTTCCACTTCACAGTGTGGAATAagtattttattctgttttgtaTACACAAAGAACAAAGCATTTTGCTTTTAGACAACCACACTAAATTGATTGTTGGAGCACACTGCACCTGAAAGCACATACTTTATTCACCTCATAAACACACTATGCCCCTGAAACACAAAGTAATCTGTCTTGGCAGTACTGGGCACATATAGCACTCTGCTCATGAGAACACATGAGACACAAAAATTACCCATAAGTAAACAGATTCAGTATCGCACCACACACTGTTAGCAAATGCAGAATATTGTGTTCCTGAGCGCACAGTACGACTGcacacaaacttatacacactGCACTCTTCT
This genomic stretch from Bombina bombina isolate aBomBom1 chromosome 4, aBomBom1.pri, whole genome shotgun sequence harbors:
- the LOC128655751 gene encoding LOW QUALITY PROTEIN: metalloproteinase inhibitor 2-like (The sequence of the model RefSeq protein was modified relative to this genomic sequence to represent the inferred CDS: deleted 1 base in 1 codon), which gives rise to MRSAPVSVLLAPVALLVLLWPSNWLTEACSCSPVHPQQAFCNADIVIRAKAISGKEVDSGNDVYGNPIKKIQYEIKQIKMFKGPDKDIEFIFTAPSSAMCGVTLETSGKKEYLIAGKAEGDGKMYITLCDFIFPWHSLSATQKKSLSQRYEMGCECKISQFSFIPCLLTSQDECLWTDWVTEKSINGRQAKHYACIKCSDGSCSWYRGIAPPKQEFLDIEDP